One genomic window of Salvelinus alpinus chromosome 9, SLU_Salpinus.1, whole genome shotgun sequence includes the following:
- the LOC139584646 gene encoding uncharacterized protein isoform X2, whose amino-acid sequence MSQLPSAIREALMEPGSDTYTNPKRSTRAVLYINTEKPPGSRHKPAHILTQVHTFRHIRPFIQTTDMDCSMALLLSSLLALFSVGAGASLSLHVVRTKVKDLAQTMVIRIKKLDISPNLIEGMDPFLPAAAVDQHIESLPSIVETMGFYQDLLLFLDWADLKQLVEDTSTMRGLLENWMISRCPGHQQKQTGEGGLSEALKDTTRKYGLSVGPVALNRLKGYLGRLLLNLDQLNYCY is encoded by the exons ATGAGTCAACTGCCCTCAGCTATAAGAGAAGCCCTGATGGAGCCTGGGAGTGACACATACACAAACCCTAAGAG GAGTACCCGTGCTGTTCTTTATATAAACACAGAGAAACCACCAGGTTCTAGACACAAACCTGCACACATATTGACACAGGTACACACGTTCAGGCACATACGCCCATTCATCCAGACTACAGATATGGACTGCTCCATGGCCCTCCTGTTGTCCTCTCTGTTGGCTCTGTTCAGCGTGGGGGCGGGAGCTTCACTCTCATTGCATGTAGTGAGGACCAAGGTCAAAGACCTTGCTCAAACCATGGTGATTAGGATCAAAAAG CTGGATATATCTCCTAACCTAATCGAGGGCATGGACCCTTTTCTCCCTGCAGCTGCAGTAGATCAGCATATAGAAAGTCTGCCTTCCATAGTGGAGACCATGGGGTTCTACCAGGATCTACTGCTCTTCCTAGACTGGGCAGACCTCAAACAGCTGGTGGAAGACACCTCCACTATGAGGGGTCTGCTGGAGAACTGGATGATATCACGCTGCCCAGGCCACCAGCAGaaacagacaggagagggagggctGTCAGAGGCTCTGAAAGACACTACCAGGAAGTATGGTCTGAGTGTGGGTCCAGTTGCGCTAAACAGACTCAAGGGCTACCTCGGTCGGTTACTACTGAACCTGGATCAGCTGAATTACTGTTACTAA
- the LOC139584646 gene encoding uncharacterized protein isoform X1 has product MYIIKVDNCMCAPQQTTVEQPAYVYILSYRSTRAVLYINTEKPPGSRHKPAHILTQVHTFRHIRPFIQTTDMDCSMALLLSSLLALFSVGAGASLSLHVVRTKVKDLAQTMVIRIKKLDISPNLIEGMDPFLPAAAVDQHIESLPSIVETMGFYQDLLLFLDWADLKQLVEDTSTMRGLLENWMISRCPGHQQKQTGEGGLSEALKDTTRKYGLSVGPVALNRLKGYLGRLLLNLDQLNYCY; this is encoded by the exons ATGTATATTATTAAAGtggataattgtatgtgtgctcCACAACAGACCACAGTAGAACAACCTGCTTATGTATATATTCTCTCTTACAGGAGTACCCGTGCTGTTCTTTATATAAACACAGAGAAACCACCAGGTTCTAGACACAAACCTGCACACATATTGACACAGGTACACACGTTCAGGCACATACGCCCATTCATCCAGACTACAGATATGGACTGCTCCATGGCCCTCCTGTTGTCCTCTCTGTTGGCTCTGTTCAGCGTGGGGGCGGGAGCTTCACTCTCATTGCATGTAGTGAGGACCAAGGTCAAAGACCTTGCTCAAACCATGGTGATTAGGATCAAAAAG CTGGATATATCTCCTAACCTAATCGAGGGCATGGACCCTTTTCTCCCTGCAGCTGCAGTAGATCAGCATATAGAAAGTCTGCCTTCCATAGTGGAGACCATGGGGTTCTACCAGGATCTACTGCTCTTCCTAGACTGGGCAGACCTCAAACAGCTGGTGGAAGACACCTCCACTATGAGGGGTCTGCTGGAGAACTGGATGATATCACGCTGCCCAGGCCACCAGCAGaaacagacaggagagggagggctGTCAGAGGCTCTGAAAGACACTACCAGGAAGTATGGTCTGAGTGTGGGTCCAGTTGCGCTAAACAGACTCAAGGGCTACCTCGGTCGGTTACTACTGAACCTGGATCAGCTGAATTACTGTTACTAA